A single genomic interval of Lynx canadensis isolate LIC74 chromosome A2, mLynCan4.pri.v2, whole genome shotgun sequence harbors:
- the MST1R gene encoding macrophage-stimulating protein receptor isoform X3, which yields MELLSPPSQPSLLLLLLLLPPLLARESWQCPRTPYAALRDFDVEYKVPSFSAGGPVQAIATYEGGRDGSAVFVATRNRLHVLGPGLQPVESLATGPVGDPGCQTCAACGPGPHSPQGDTDAQVLVLEPALPALVSCGSSLHGRCFLHELEPQGTALHLAPPACLFSANHNQPEDCPDCVASPLGTLVTVVEQGHASYFYVASSLDETVASSFSPRSVSIRRLKADASGFAPGFAALSVLPEHLASYPIQYVYSFRARAFVYFLKVQRASVAAAPEALHTRLARLSAAEPELGDYRELVLDCRFAPKRRRRGATEGGQPYPVLRAAHTAPVGSKLAAELSIAEGQEVLFGVFVASRDSSPGVNPNSVVCAFPIDLVDTLIEHGVERCCEPPVPPGIRRGLDFFQSPSFCPNPPGLEAPSPNTSCHHFPLLVSSSLSRVDLFNGLLGPVQVTALHVTRLDNVTVAHMGTTDGRILQVELARSLNYLLYVSNFSLGSNRQPIQRDVSRLGDHLFFSSGEQVFQVPIQGPGCHHFLTCGSCLRAQRFMGCGWCGGMCGRQKECPGSWQQDHCPPELTEFYPQSGPLRGSTRLTLCGSNFYLRPADLVPEGTHQVTVGQSPCRLLPKDSPNLSPVPRKDFVEELECELEPLGMQPAGPANISLTVTNMPPGKHFQVDGTSMLQGFSFMEPVLTAVKPLFGPRAGGTRLTFEGQGLSLGTSQMVLVNGTECPLEQVSEGQLLCTTPPGAAMARVPIHLQVGGAVVPGSWTFHYLEDPIVLGISPNCGYIGSHVTIHGQHLTSAWHLVLSFHDGLMAVENRQCTGHLPEQHRCRLPEYVVRSPQGWVTGNLSAWGDGAAGFTQPGFRFLPPPHPPTTDFAPLKPEEHAVKFEYIGLGAVADCVDVNVTVGGKSCQHELRGDVVICPLPSSLQLDKDGAPLQVCVDDGCHILGRVIRPGPEGVPQRLLLGVLLALLLLVAALAAALIFNYWRRKQLDDLASLDRTTGAIPLPALRSGSDYRNGLGETGEVLKAGATPSVPQAPHFLSSTAAPATHGLDSTTQSHKASVSDSGDGSCVPLLQTESIQLGDLDSALLTEVKDVLISHEQVVTHRDRIIGKGHFGVVYHGEYTDKDQNRIHCAIKSLSRITEVQEVEAFLREGLLMRGLHHPNVLALIGIVLPPEGLPQVLLPYMHHGDLLQFIRSPQRNPTVKDLISFGLQVARGMEYLAEQKFVHRDLAARNCMLDESFTVKVADFGLARGILDKEYYSVRQHRHARLPVKWMALESLQTYRFTTKSDVWSFGVLLWELLTRGAPPYPHIDPFDLTHFLAQGRRLPQPEYCPDSLYAVMQRCWAADPAERPTFSALVEEVEHVAARLLGDHYVQLPAAYVNLGPGASDEANMHPEQSQTPPVHRIAHRPWPSSEPPQPT from the exons ATGGAGCTTCTCTCGCCGCCGTCACAGCCTTCACTGTtattgctgctgctactgctgccaCCACTGCTGGCCAGAGAGTCCTGGCAGTGTCCGCGCACACCCTACGCCGCCTTGCGCGATTTTGACGTCGAGTACAAGGTGCCCAGCTTCTCGGCCGGAGGTCCGGTACAGGCCATAGCGACCTACGAGGGCGGCAGGGACGGGAGTGCCGTGTTCGTGGCTACACGCAATCGCCTGCACGTGCTTGGGCCTGGCCTGCAGCCAGTAGAGAGCCTGGCCACAGGTCCTGTTGGAGACCCGGGCTGTCAGACGTGTGCGGCCTGTGGCCCGGGCCCCCACAGCCcgcagggagacacagatgcaCAGGTGCTGGTGCTGGAGCCAGCTCTGCCTGCACTAGTCAGCTGTGGCTCGAGCCTGCATGGGCGCTGCTTCCTGCACGAGCTAGAGCCCCAAGGGACAGCCCTGCACCTGGCACCGCCAGCCTGCCTCTTCTCCGCCAACCACAACCAGCCCGAGGACTGCCCTGACTGTGTGGCCAGTCCTCTGGGCACCCTCGTGACCGTGGTTGAGCAGGGCCATGCCTCCTACTTCTACGTGGCATCCTCACTGGATGAGACGGTGGCCTCGAGCTTCAGCCCCCGCTCAGTGTCCATCCGGCGCCTCAAGGCCGATGCCTCAGGATTCGCACCGGGGTTTGCCGCGCTGTCCGTGCTGCCGGAGCACCTCGCTTCCTATCCTATCCAGTACGTGTACAGTTTCCGCGCCAGAGCCTTTGTCTATTTCCTGAAGGTGCAGCGGGCCAGCGTGGCAGCTGCCCCGGAAGCCTTGCACACACGCCTGGCACGGCTCAGCGCTGCTGAGCCCGAGCTGGGCGACTACCGCGAGCTCGTTCTCGACTGCCGATTCGCACCCAAACGCCGGCGCCGCGGGGCCACTGAGGGAGGACAGCCCTACCCAGTGCTGAGGGCGGCCCACACAGCTCCAGTGGGCAGCAAGCTAGCTGCTGAGCTGAGCATCGCTGAGGGCCAAGAAGTGCTATTTGGCGTCTTCGTGGCTAGCAGAGACAGCAGTCCCGGTGTGAATCCCAACTCTGTCGTCTGTGCCTTTCCCATCGACCTAGTGGACACTCTCATCGAGCATGGTGTGGAGCGCTGTTGTGAGCCTCCTGTCCCCCCTGGCATCCGGCGAGGGCTCGACTTCTTCCAGTCGCCTAGTTTTTGCCCCAACCCG CCTGGCCTGGAGGCCCCCAGCCCCAACACCAGCTGCCATCACTTTCCTCTGCTGGTTAGCAGCAGCCTATCACGTGTGGACCTCTTCAACGGGCTATTAGGACCAGTACAGGTCACTGCACTGCATGTGACACGCCTTGACAATGTCACAGTGGCCCACATGGGCACAACTGATGGGCGCATCCTGCAG GTGGAGCTGGCCAGATCTCTCAACTACTTGCTGTATGTGTCCAACTTTTCACTGGGCAGCAACAGGCAGCCCATACAACGAGATGTCAGTCGCCTTGGAGACCACCTGTTCTTTTCCTCCGGGGAACAG GTCTTCCAGGTACCTATCCAGGGCCCTGGCTGCCACCACTTCCTCACCTGTGGGAGTTGTCTGCGGGCACAGCGTTTCATGGGCTGTGGCTGGTGTGGGGGCATGTGTGGCCGGCAGAAGGAGTGTCCTGGCTCCTGGCAACAGGATCATTGTCCACCTGAGCTTACTGAG tTCTACCCCCAGAGTGGACCCCTAAGGGGCAGCACAAGGCTGACCCTGTGTGGCTCCAACTTCTACCTGCGCCCTGCTGATCTGGTGCCTGAGGGCACCCATCAGGTCACCGTGGGCCAAAGTCCCTGCCGACTGCTGCCCAAGGACAGCCCAAACCTCAG CCCAGTGCCCCGGAAAGACTTTGTAGAGGAGCTTGAGTGTGAGCTGGAGCCCTTGGGCATGCAGCCAGCCGGGCCCGCCAACATCAGCCTCACTGTGACCAACATGCCACCAGGCAAGCACTTCCAAGTGGATGGCACCTCCATGCTGCAAGGCTTCTCTTTCATG GAGccagtgctgacagcagtaaAACCCCTCTTTGGCCCACGGGCAGGGGGCACCCGCCTCACCTTTGAAGGCCAAGGCCTGTCTTTAGGCACCAGTCAGATGGTGCTGGTCAATGGGACTGAGTGCCCACTGGAACA GGTCAGCGAGGGGCAGCTCTTATGTACTACGCCCCCTGGGGCTGCTATGGCCAGGGTTCCCATTCACCTGCAGGTGGGGGGCGCTGTGGTGCCAGGCTCCTGGACCTTCCACTACCTGGAAGACCCCATTGTGCTGGGCATCAGCCCCAACTGTGGCTACAT TGGCTCCCATGTCACCATCCATGgccagcatctgacttcagcgtGGCACCTAGTGCTGTCATTCCATGATGGGCTTATGGCAGTGGAAAACAGG CAGTGTACAGGGCACCTCCCGGAGCAGCATCGGTGCCGCCTGCCCGAATATGTCGTCCGAAGCCCCCAGGGGTGGGTAACAGGGAACCTGAGTGCCTGGGGGGATGGAGCTGCTGGCTTCACGCAGCCCGGCTTTcgcttcctgcccccaccccatccacccaCCACTGACTTTGCCCCACTGAAGCCCGAGGAGCACGCTGTTAAGTTTGAG TATATTGGGCTGGGCGCTGTGGCTGATTGTGTGGACGTGAACGTGACCGTGGGTGGTAAGAGCTGCCAGCATGAGCTCCGGGGGGATGTGGTCATctgccctctgccttcctccctgcaaCTTGACAAGGATGGCGCCCCACTGCAG GTCTGTGTGGATGATGGATGTCACATCCTGGGCAGGGTGATACGGCCAGGCCCAGAGGGGGTCCCACAGAGGCTACTCCTTGGTGTCCTGCTGGCCCTGCTCCTGCTTGTGGCTGCACTGGCCGCTGCGCTGATCTTCAACTACTGGCGGAGGAAACAACTGG ATGACCTGGCATCCTTGGACCGGACCACTGGAGCCATCCCCTTGCCTGCACTCCGCTCAGGTTCTGACTACAGAAATGGCCTTGGTGAGACGGGGGAGGTGCTGAAAGCTGGGGCCACACCCTCTGTTCCACAGGCCCCTCACTTCCTCTCCTCCACAGCAGCCCCTGCCACTCATGGTCTGGATTCCACCACACAGAGCCACAAAGCATCCGTCTCAGACAGTGGGGACGGGTCCTGTGTCCCACTGTTGCAGACAGAGTCCATCCAGCTTGGGGACTTAGACTCTGCACTCCTGACCGAGGTCAAGGATGTGCTGATCTCACATGAGCAGGTGGTCACCCACAGGGACAGAATCATTGGCAAAG GCCACTTTGGAGTTGTCTACCATGGAGAATACACAGACAAGGACCAGAATCGAATCCATTGTGCCATAAAGTCTCTGAGTC GCATCACAGAGGTGCAGGAGGTGGAGGCCTTCCTGCGCGAGGGGCTGCTCATGCGTGGTCTGCACCACCCAAATGTGCTGGCTCTCATCGGTATTGTGCTGCCCCCTGAAGGGCTGCCCCAGGTGCTGCTACCCTATATGCATCATGGAGACCTGCTTCAGTTCATCCGCTCACCCCAGCGG AACCCCACGGTGAAGGACCTCATCAGCTTCGGCCTTCAGGTAGCCCGTGGCATGGAGTACCTGGCAGAGCAGAAGTTTGTGCACAGGGACCTGGCTGCTCGGAACTGCAT GCTGGATGAGTCATTCACAGTCAAGGTGGCCGACTTTGGCCTGGCCCGTGGTATCCTGGACAAGGAGTACTACAGTGTTCGACAGCATCGCCATGCTCGCCTCCCTGTCAAATGGATGGCACTGGAGAGCCTGCAGACCTACAGATTCACCACCAAGTCTGATGTG TGGTCATTTGGTGTGCTGCTGTGGGAGCTGCTGACACGGGGCGCCCCACCATACCCCCACATTGACCCTTTTGACCTCACTCACTTCCTGGCCCAGGGTCGACGCCTGCCCCAGCCTGAATATTGTCCTGATTCTCT gtACGCAGTGATGCAGCGCTGCTGGGCTGCAGACCCTGCAGAGAGACCCACATTCTCAGCGCTGGTGGAGGAAGTGGAGCACGTGGCGGCCAGGCTGCTTGGGGACCACTACGTGCAGCTGCCTGCAGCCTACGTGAACCTGGGTCCTGGTGCCTCGGATGAGGCGAACATGCACCCAGAACAGTCGCAGACCCCACCTGTGCACAGGATCGCACATCGGCCCTGGCCTTCCTCAGAGCCACCACAGCCCACGTGA
- the MST1R gene encoding macrophage-stimulating protein receptor isoform X8: MELLSPPSQPSLLLLLLLLPPLLARESWQCPRTPYAALRDFDVEYKVPSFSAGGPVQAIATYEGGRDGSAVFVATRNRLHVLGPGLQPVESLATGPVGDPGCQTCAACGPGPHSPQGDTDAQVLVLEPALPALVSCGSSLHGRCFLHELEPQGTALHLAPPACLFSANHNQPEDCPDCVASPLGTLVTVVEQGHASYFYVASSLDETVASSFSPRSVSIRRLKADASGFAPGFAALSVLPEHLASYPIQYVYSFRARAFVYFLKVQRASVAAAPEALHTRLARLSAAEPELGDYRELVLDCRFAPKRRRRGATEGGQPYPVLRAAHTAPVGSKLAAELSIAEGQEVLFGVFVASRDSSPGVNPNSVVCAFPIDLVDTLIEHGVERCCEPPVPPGIRRGLDFFQSPSFCPNPPGLEAPSPNTSCHHFPLLVSSSLSRVDLFNGLLGPVQVTALHVTRLDNVTVAHMGTTDGRILQVELARSLNYLLYVSNFSLGSNRQPIQRDVSRLGDHLFFSSGEQVFQVPIQGPGCHHFLTCGSCLRAQRFMGCGWCGGMCGRQKECPGSWQQDHCPPELTEFYPQSGPLRGSTRLTLCGSNFYLRPADLVPEGTHQVTVGQSPCRLLPKDSPNLSPVPRKDFVEELECELEPLGMQPAGPANISLTVTNMPPGKHFQVDGTSMLQGFSFMEPVLTAVKPLFGPRAGGTRLTFEGQGLSLGTSQMVLVNGTECPLEQVSEGQLLCTTPPGAAMARVPIHLQVGGAVVPGSWTFHYLEDPIVLGISPNCGYIGSHVTIHGQHLTSAWHLVLSFHDGLMAVENRQCTGHLPEQHRCRLPEYVVRSPQGWVTGNLSAWGDGAAGFTQPGFRFLPPPHPPTTDFAPLKPEEHAVKFEYIGLGAVADCVDVNVTVGGKSCQHELRGDVVICPLPSSLQLDKDGAPLQVCVDDGCHILGRVIRPGPEGVPQRLLLGVLLALLLLVAALAAALIFNYWRRKQLVLSPNLDDLASLDRTTGAIPLPALRSAPATHGLDSTTQSHKASVSDSGDGSCVPLLQTESIQLGDLDSALLTEVKDVLISHEQVVTHRDRIIGKGHFGVVYHGEYTDKDQNRIHCAIKSLSRITEVQEVEAFLREGLLMRGLHHPNVLALIGIVLPPEGLPQVLLPYMHHGDLLQFIRSPQRNPTVKDLISFGLQVARGMEYLAEQKFVHRDLAARNCMLDESFTVKVADFGLARGILDKEYYSVRQHRHARLPVKWMALESLQTYRFTTKSDVWSFGVLLWELLTRGAPPYPHIDPFDLTHFLAQGRRLPQPEYCPDSLYAVMQRCWAADPAERPTFSALVEEVEHVAARLLGDHYVQLPAAYVNLGPGASDEANMHPEQSQTPPVHRIAHRPWPSSEPPQPT; encoded by the exons ATGGAGCTTCTCTCGCCGCCGTCACAGCCTTCACTGTtattgctgctgctactgctgccaCCACTGCTGGCCAGAGAGTCCTGGCAGTGTCCGCGCACACCCTACGCCGCCTTGCGCGATTTTGACGTCGAGTACAAGGTGCCCAGCTTCTCGGCCGGAGGTCCGGTACAGGCCATAGCGACCTACGAGGGCGGCAGGGACGGGAGTGCCGTGTTCGTGGCTACACGCAATCGCCTGCACGTGCTTGGGCCTGGCCTGCAGCCAGTAGAGAGCCTGGCCACAGGTCCTGTTGGAGACCCGGGCTGTCAGACGTGTGCGGCCTGTGGCCCGGGCCCCCACAGCCcgcagggagacacagatgcaCAGGTGCTGGTGCTGGAGCCAGCTCTGCCTGCACTAGTCAGCTGTGGCTCGAGCCTGCATGGGCGCTGCTTCCTGCACGAGCTAGAGCCCCAAGGGACAGCCCTGCACCTGGCACCGCCAGCCTGCCTCTTCTCCGCCAACCACAACCAGCCCGAGGACTGCCCTGACTGTGTGGCCAGTCCTCTGGGCACCCTCGTGACCGTGGTTGAGCAGGGCCATGCCTCCTACTTCTACGTGGCATCCTCACTGGATGAGACGGTGGCCTCGAGCTTCAGCCCCCGCTCAGTGTCCATCCGGCGCCTCAAGGCCGATGCCTCAGGATTCGCACCGGGGTTTGCCGCGCTGTCCGTGCTGCCGGAGCACCTCGCTTCCTATCCTATCCAGTACGTGTACAGTTTCCGCGCCAGAGCCTTTGTCTATTTCCTGAAGGTGCAGCGGGCCAGCGTGGCAGCTGCCCCGGAAGCCTTGCACACACGCCTGGCACGGCTCAGCGCTGCTGAGCCCGAGCTGGGCGACTACCGCGAGCTCGTTCTCGACTGCCGATTCGCACCCAAACGCCGGCGCCGCGGGGCCACTGAGGGAGGACAGCCCTACCCAGTGCTGAGGGCGGCCCACACAGCTCCAGTGGGCAGCAAGCTAGCTGCTGAGCTGAGCATCGCTGAGGGCCAAGAAGTGCTATTTGGCGTCTTCGTGGCTAGCAGAGACAGCAGTCCCGGTGTGAATCCCAACTCTGTCGTCTGTGCCTTTCCCATCGACCTAGTGGACACTCTCATCGAGCATGGTGTGGAGCGCTGTTGTGAGCCTCCTGTCCCCCCTGGCATCCGGCGAGGGCTCGACTTCTTCCAGTCGCCTAGTTTTTGCCCCAACCCG CCTGGCCTGGAGGCCCCCAGCCCCAACACCAGCTGCCATCACTTTCCTCTGCTGGTTAGCAGCAGCCTATCACGTGTGGACCTCTTCAACGGGCTATTAGGACCAGTACAGGTCACTGCACTGCATGTGACACGCCTTGACAATGTCACAGTGGCCCACATGGGCACAACTGATGGGCGCATCCTGCAG GTGGAGCTGGCCAGATCTCTCAACTACTTGCTGTATGTGTCCAACTTTTCACTGGGCAGCAACAGGCAGCCCATACAACGAGATGTCAGTCGCCTTGGAGACCACCTGTTCTTTTCCTCCGGGGAACAG GTCTTCCAGGTACCTATCCAGGGCCCTGGCTGCCACCACTTCCTCACCTGTGGGAGTTGTCTGCGGGCACAGCGTTTCATGGGCTGTGGCTGGTGTGGGGGCATGTGTGGCCGGCAGAAGGAGTGTCCTGGCTCCTGGCAACAGGATCATTGTCCACCTGAGCTTACTGAG tTCTACCCCCAGAGTGGACCCCTAAGGGGCAGCACAAGGCTGACCCTGTGTGGCTCCAACTTCTACCTGCGCCCTGCTGATCTGGTGCCTGAGGGCACCCATCAGGTCACCGTGGGCCAAAGTCCCTGCCGACTGCTGCCCAAGGACAGCCCAAACCTCAG CCCAGTGCCCCGGAAAGACTTTGTAGAGGAGCTTGAGTGTGAGCTGGAGCCCTTGGGCATGCAGCCAGCCGGGCCCGCCAACATCAGCCTCACTGTGACCAACATGCCACCAGGCAAGCACTTCCAAGTGGATGGCACCTCCATGCTGCAAGGCTTCTCTTTCATG GAGccagtgctgacagcagtaaAACCCCTCTTTGGCCCACGGGCAGGGGGCACCCGCCTCACCTTTGAAGGCCAAGGCCTGTCTTTAGGCACCAGTCAGATGGTGCTGGTCAATGGGACTGAGTGCCCACTGGAACA GGTCAGCGAGGGGCAGCTCTTATGTACTACGCCCCCTGGGGCTGCTATGGCCAGGGTTCCCATTCACCTGCAGGTGGGGGGCGCTGTGGTGCCAGGCTCCTGGACCTTCCACTACCTGGAAGACCCCATTGTGCTGGGCATCAGCCCCAACTGTGGCTACAT TGGCTCCCATGTCACCATCCATGgccagcatctgacttcagcgtGGCACCTAGTGCTGTCATTCCATGATGGGCTTATGGCAGTGGAAAACAGG CAGTGTACAGGGCACCTCCCGGAGCAGCATCGGTGCCGCCTGCCCGAATATGTCGTCCGAAGCCCCCAGGGGTGGGTAACAGGGAACCTGAGTGCCTGGGGGGATGGAGCTGCTGGCTTCACGCAGCCCGGCTTTcgcttcctgcccccaccccatccacccaCCACTGACTTTGCCCCACTGAAGCCCGAGGAGCACGCTGTTAAGTTTGAG TATATTGGGCTGGGCGCTGTGGCTGATTGTGTGGACGTGAACGTGACCGTGGGTGGTAAGAGCTGCCAGCATGAGCTCCGGGGGGATGTGGTCATctgccctctgccttcctccctgcaaCTTGACAAGGATGGCGCCCCACTGCAG GTCTGTGTGGATGATGGATGTCACATCCTGGGCAGGGTGATACGGCCAGGCCCAGAGGGGGTCCCACAGAGGCTACTCCTTGGTGTCCTGCTGGCCCTGCTCCTGCTTGTGGCTGCACTGGCCGCTGCGCTGATCTTCAACTACTGGCGGAGGAAACAACTGG TCCTTTCTCCAAACCTAGATGACCTGGCATCCTTGGACCGGACCACTGGAGCCATCCCCTTGCCTGCACTCCGCTCAG CCCCTGCCACTCATGGTCTGGATTCCACCACACAGAGCCACAAAGCATCCGTCTCAGACAGTGGGGACGGGTCCTGTGTCCCACTGTTGCAGACAGAGTCCATCCAGCTTGGGGACTTAGACTCTGCACTCCTGACCGAGGTCAAGGATGTGCTGATCTCACATGAGCAGGTGGTCACCCACAGGGACAGAATCATTGGCAAAG GCCACTTTGGAGTTGTCTACCATGGAGAATACACAGACAAGGACCAGAATCGAATCCATTGTGCCATAAAGTCTCTGAGTC GCATCACAGAGGTGCAGGAGGTGGAGGCCTTCCTGCGCGAGGGGCTGCTCATGCGTGGTCTGCACCACCCAAATGTGCTGGCTCTCATCGGTATTGTGCTGCCCCCTGAAGGGCTGCCCCAGGTGCTGCTACCCTATATGCATCATGGAGACCTGCTTCAGTTCATCCGCTCACCCCAGCGG AACCCCACGGTGAAGGACCTCATCAGCTTCGGCCTTCAGGTAGCCCGTGGCATGGAGTACCTGGCAGAGCAGAAGTTTGTGCACAGGGACCTGGCTGCTCGGAACTGCAT GCTGGATGAGTCATTCACAGTCAAGGTGGCCGACTTTGGCCTGGCCCGTGGTATCCTGGACAAGGAGTACTACAGTGTTCGACAGCATCGCCATGCTCGCCTCCCTGTCAAATGGATGGCACTGGAGAGCCTGCAGACCTACAGATTCACCACCAAGTCTGATGTG TGGTCATTTGGTGTGCTGCTGTGGGAGCTGCTGACACGGGGCGCCCCACCATACCCCCACATTGACCCTTTTGACCTCACTCACTTCCTGGCCCAGGGTCGACGCCTGCCCCAGCCTGAATATTGTCCTGATTCTCT gtACGCAGTGATGCAGCGCTGCTGGGCTGCAGACCCTGCAGAGAGACCCACATTCTCAGCGCTGGTGGAGGAAGTGGAGCACGTGGCGGCCAGGCTGCTTGGGGACCACTACGTGCAGCTGCCTGCAGCCTACGTGAACCTGGGTCCTGGTGCCTCGGATGAGGCGAACATGCACCCAGAACAGTCGCAGACCCCACCTGTGCACAGGATCGCACATCGGCCCTGGCCTTCCTCAGAGCCACCACAGCCCACGTGA